The following are encoded in a window of Vespula pensylvanica isolate Volc-1 chromosome 2, ASM1446617v1, whole genome shotgun sequence genomic DNA:
- the LOC122638163 gene encoding protein PRRC2C isoform X7 translates to MSTLSGILSKGEKGKSKFQSLDINNLYRVSRGESLEQHQQKNTLPRKHGMQTLGRVPSARRPPANLPSLKSETSSSDPAVSLVPSGGSGWATTKDSGSSSTNTTVSTTATDSNTTNSSPTQCVTGSTAPTSLHPLLPGQQGTSHSSDANNKSSWSAIMSKSGDGGALNNQQQQQNRELNAQYGPGPSLRPQTEGSWIQGGSRTTSGTTPTTGAPGNGNTPAVQGPPMVGPSGSTGHTEGLAGGRQNLGQSPNMAMGQAGQSTSPNSQAPLPSASHQMYRGNFPSGFPSQFSPNVGSGGPRPRFNYPPDRFPLPQRPQERDRVPEEEIITRPIIKEEDLTRMDDISRDAGWAAHDDIDYNQKLAFSDDEPEPEPPKKEEKKDVKTEEKLDENHSENKDKPRDNRDNRETAKDNRDQPTHRPWNQSTLSRDLRGPNGPNCFSTQPSLQSVHSLRVDAEDDEAWNERRRLKVEVAFVVKRARQRKEEEEKRFQESTKQAAAKKLQDLEKKLQEKQSRQKEDERGPPPEPKGLISVPPVPIPVPEWEREKEIRERENRERERERSRTSSEGKDDKSARESREPRDNLRESRDTRDQLMNDRQSDRQLDRQNDRQNDRQIDRQNDRQIDRQNDRQIDRQNDRQIDRQNDRQIDRQNDRQTDRQNDRQNERQNDRANDRQNDRPNDRPNDRQNDRQIDRQNFLRQPDIAARSERERERDRDQRDIRDREYPGFLRHFQTNIPPRFQKQQAERSGSGFNRISPSAERSSQSVSFAQQYDSGRWGHNHNNLIDNNTKQSHAVPPPRRSRIDSDVSSPLEEDRSSSRDHRGQLSREDRYRHPAHRKSGGYYDEYTRTYKDYDWDDRHPREPWERERHFDDKERETNLDSRDGRESRENRPIRQNRDSVENRDRDSKEKKDYDNYLKDTCDERERCDDRERSDGTEWRDDRTQERQTEKRREMPREERIERNERPQRPDSRDSRTSRESKTSSRDDEPHKLRDCGLWVNEISDYEEKKRDLYHENNRERERDRRQPPGPVTKDKLEADDLKSEKRNLTQLKRNSSEQEKKDAVKETVTETKKETDIRSRKSERITETSNRPVERGDSSPKAWADAVSPTFEKEEEKILETFKDINELENVKQNLEKLTLEKREDVHIEDTNKEHVKEEKREKNTRNRTSSGSSSSRARDCRGGRQWGGSIYTRWSGQESRGRRGGSKSSGRPASARSGSYGHTDSENSADEISGSTESGKEERRSAKSPKLSQKIDKEERNREVSRREDKRTGEYSQARNEKRSYDGKPSREGFAPSGEPSRRGRGGFRIRSSGNNSNRMEGYGPPSSKSPFSSERNAEEKQNTTKQCSTTTASDKETNNPASTPIESSDDKMIAKQQALTAGITGRRTKSPNPQSQQSNKQDNHQTSGNVVSQKPHKKEESLSKRTRSGSRRGKDTRESRFRGSSSNVSKQTSSDVGNEEWETTSENSEDHMDDHKESRNSRNKHFNGRGNQNSNQNAMGGNLHSRRNEQGGNNRDQREKNSKSSSTSSRAPGAEKRNVQNSSFCNQRNQSSISQSQNGRSRSQGSSHGGSMSNKSSSNKENTVNRIDEIKLNEPNLVNQAFNDMNKKSQSKEKKIVDNASDSNNFTEDGSTIVEDKLDSDGFQEVRSKKNVKEPRHSQKDEIKPSAKKEKERERDRSKSKSNNGSQQISQQTQNIPSLLGQSIQQPVSMPQKQYDKNTKGLKLPPRFQKQRLAKQQQQQTFADPNDVNKMNSSGNNNMKDSSGGPAPPPSVNAWDKPFISQLRSNSPSAVPADVQLMSGLTSQNDQVHENNEQANSGNSSQRNSPSGEKAGKNTKDLVEKNVSDVSSPPVQTLIFENTNYSKTTKTTPTDLAMKSKFSNHVQKQQRVDKRVEMEEEGNPMHQHSQQSLSVAFSNKPNDLMKNKNQEPIQMPLSFNKNEDNADMKLDFTFDSDLSQLTEDKSKTLGMTRSMHMSSGQSTISPSTAELNLKIASVKKVWENATPMPTVVEHEDGGNVVSTANSFPQAFENSDVDDSYSPHQQYNQNNMKNEITTSTNVCKLVPPQVKPQQQSAGSNGTQPGSTVPGPSPIGAGQSPMGHPPASLQGPLSPPPFNSTGQPSHINYQEFPQYPGSQAAQYGSMSAIPSPPAMLFNTGSGQLPAQAGGLYGAFQLDQSRSPFTQYPPYGPSLQSSFNQQNVYLPQPPPPPPHAPSAPTPDMYPNNLSQYRITAATAPPFGQNQQLSNNPNTVLISSSSNSLMSASVKPSSQPIGAIGTKAAPHFQAPSAPQPNQLPYIPYDPNQVLSVSGSYMGNSQLVQRPGPNVQASANSYYSATSADVFPGSQTGFYQPGGATQQTGTHYGLQGFGQHSQSLATGSATPVGLQNFSPGFLSNSGLQIAAAAAAQQFRNPTGGLPAPANATSTFLNKHQPQEQPRQLKSPSGNQQDVLASVFNATPQIPSPKSRNCKQQTSSQQPQPSPTQHHKYQQYQGVSQSALVSSYSNYVLQQNVRGMGMPPRAGIQPSQQRYPPPIQRPVVPFAQGPTLNNSTQQPNSMPSQQQAQINRHRPNLHQQQQQRNMKMQQQQYYSSQGNVKIDSNDKTDSHNDKINDGNSGNQSGGNKSNVNQQDSDTKEEVSQQNE, encoded by the exons ATGTCTACTCTGTCAGGGATTTTGTCGAAGggggagaaaggaaaatcaaAGTTTCAATCGTTAGATATCAATAATTTGTATCGGGTAAGCAGG gGAGAATCCTTAGAACAACATCAACAAAAGAACACATTACCGCGCAAACATGGCATGCAAACCCTCGGAAGGGTGCCCTCGGCACGGAGACCTCCCGCTAATTTGCCCAGTTTGAAAAGTGAAACTAGCAGCAGCGATCCAGCTGTCAGTCTTGTACCTAGTGGAGGAAGTGGTTGGGCAACTACCAAGGATTCAGGATCTTCAAGCACTAATACTACTGTATCTACAACAGCAACAGATTCAAACACT ACAAATTCTTCACCAACACAATGTGTAACGGGGTCGACTGCACCAACATCTCTTCATCCTTTGCTACCAGGACAACAAGGTACTTCACATTCTTCCGATGCAAACAACAAATCATCATGGAGTGCAATTATGAGCAAATCAGGAGATg GAGGTGCACTAAACAatcagcagcaacaacagaaTCGAGAACTAAATGCACAGTATGGTCCTGGACCAAGTCTACGCCCTCAaa CAGAAGGAAGTTGGATTCAAGGAGGCAGTCGCACGACGAGCGGAACAACACCAACAACAGGCGCTCCCGGAAATGGGAATACTCCGGCGGTCCAGGGCCCCCCAATGGTGGGTCCCAGTGGTTCTACGGGACACACGGAGGGACTCGCTGGCGGGCGACAGAACTTGGGCCAATCGCCCAACATGGCTATGGGCCAGGCAGGCCAGAGTACTTCCCCCAACAGTCAAGCTCCACTTCCTTCTGCTTCGCATCAG ATGTATAGAGGAAATTTCCCAAGTGGATTCCCATCTCAGTTTTCACCAAACGTAGGATCGGGTGGTCCACGGCCACGATTCAACTATCCTCCAGATCGCTTTCCTCTTCCTCAACGACCGCAAGAACGCGATCGTGTTCCAGAGGAGGAGATCATAACGCGTCctattattaaagaagaagatttaaCAAGAATGGACGATATCTCGCGTGACGCAGGCTGGGCAGCGCACGATGATATTGATTATAACCAGAAATTGGCTTTTAGCGATGACGAACCTGAACCTGAGCCcccgaaaaaggaagaaaaaaaagatgttaagacagaagaaaaattagatgAAAATCATTcggaaaataaagataaaccAAGGGACAATCGTGACAATAGAGAAACTGCAAAAGATAATCGAGATCAACCTACGCATCGTCCATGGAATCAAAGCACTCTATCTCGAGATTTACGTGGTCCTAATGGTCCAAATTGCTTCTCTACTCAACCATCGCTGCAATCGGTGCATTCTTTGAGAG TAGACGCAGAAGACGACGAAGCGTGGAATGAAAGACGCAGATTGAAAGTTGAAGTTGCATTTGTTGTTAAACGTGCCCGTCAAcgcaaagaggaagaagaaaaaagattccaAGAATCTACTAAACAAGCGGCAGCTAAAAAGTTACAAGatttggaaaagaaattacaagaaaaacaatcaagacaaaaagaagatgaacGTGGACCACCACCTGAACCGAAAGGTCTCATTAGTGTTCCACCTGTACCTATTCCTGTACCCGAATGGGAACGCGAGAAAGAAATCAGAGAACGTGAAAATCGAGAACGTGAACGGGAACGATCTCGCACTTCTTCTGAAGGAAAAGATGATAAATCTGCTCGTGAATCTCGTGAACCCAGGGACAATTTAAGAGAATCTAGAGACACCCGCGATCAGTTGATGAATGATCGACAGAGTGATCGACAACTTGACCGGCAAAACGATCGTCAGAATGATCGACAAATTGATCGTCAAAATGATCGACAAATTGATCGTCAGAATGATCGACAAATTGATCGTCAGAACGATCGACAAATTGATCGTCAGAATGATCGACAAATTGATCGTCAGAACGATCGTCAGACCGATCGTCAGAACGATCGTCAGAACGAACGCCAGAACGATCGAGCAAATGACCGTCAGAATGATCGACCAAATGATCGACCAAATGATCGTCAAAATGATCGACAAATAGATCGACAGAATTTCTTGAGACAACCAGATATTGCTGCACGCAGCGAACGTGAACGAGAACGTGATCGTGATCAACGTGATATTAGAGATCGTGAATATCCTGGATTTTTACGACATTTTCAAACTAACATACCACCCAGATTTCAAAAACAACAGGCAGAAAGGAGTGGTTCTGGGTTTAACCGCATTTCACCGAGCGCAGAAAGATCATCTCAATCTGTCTCGTTTGCTCAACAATATGACTCCGGAAGATGGGGTCacaatcataataatttaa tAGATAACAATACGAAGCAATCACATGCAGTACCACCACCCCGGCGAAGTAGAATTGATTCGGATGTATCATCACCATTGGAGGAGGATCGTTCTTCATCGCGCGACCATCGTGGACAATTATCCAGAGAGGATCGTTACCGTCATCCTGCACATCGAAAATCAGGTGGTTATTATGACGAATACACTCGCACCTACAAAGATTATGATTGGGACGATAGACATCCTCGCGAACCTTGGGAACGCGAGAGACATTTCGATGATAAGGAGCGAGAAACAAATTTGGATTCAAGAGATGGTAGGGAAAGTAGAGAGAATCGACCGATTAGACAGAATCGAGACAGCGTTGAAAATCGTGACCGAGacagtaaagaaaaaaaggactaTGACAACTATTTaaag GATACTTGTGATGAACGCGAGCGTTGCGATGATAGGGAACGCTCCGATGGTACCGAATGGCGTGATGATCGTACTCAAGAGAGACAAACTGAAAAACGACGTGAAATGCCACGCGAGGAACGTATCGAACGTAATGAACGGCCACAAAGACCGGATTCGCGTGACAGTCGTACGTCAAGAGAATCGAAAACATCATCGCGCGACGATGAGCCTCATAAGTTGCGCGACTGTGGCTTATGGGTAAATGAAATTTCggattacgaagaaaaaaagcgagatctttatcacgaaaataatagagaaagagagagagacagaagacAGCCACCTGGTCCTGTGACTAAGGATAAATTAGAAGCGGATGATTTAAAGAGCGAGAAACGTAACTTGACtcaattgaaaagaaatagctCTGAGCAGGAGAAGAAAGATGCAGTAAAGGAAACTGTaactgaaacgaaaaaagaaaccgaTATCCGTAGCAGAAAATCTGAACGTATAACTGAAACAAGTAATAGACCTGTAGAAAGAGGAGATAGTTCTCCAAAAGCTTGGGCTGATGCTGTATCACCAACGtttgaaaaggaagaggaaaagatattGGAAACTTTTAAAGACATAAACGAACTAGAGAATGTAAAACAGAATCTGGAAAAATTGACTCTAGAGAAAAGGGAGGATGTGCATATTGAAGATACGAATAAGGAACAtgtgaaagaggaaaaacgtGAGAAGAATACACGAAATAGGACAAGTAGCGGAAGCTCCAGTTCACGTGCTCGAGATTGTCGAGGTGGACGTCAATGGGGAGGATCCATTTATACACGTTGGAGTGGTCAAGAATCTAGAGGAAGGAGAGGTGGGTCTAAATCATCGGGTAGACCAGCATCTGCTAGAAGTGGTTCCTATGGTCACACTGATTCTGAAAATAGTGCAGATGAAATTTCTGGCTCAACCGAAtcaggaaaagaagagaggaggtcTGCAAAATCGCCGAAACTATCTCAGAAGATCGACAAGGAAGAACGTAACAGAGAGGTATCTAGACGAGAAGACAAACGAACTGGAGAATATTCCCAAGCACGAAATGAGAAACGATCATATGATGGAAAACCAAGTCGTGAAGGATTTGCACCATCCGGTGAACCATCCAGACGAGGTCGAGGTGGATTTAGAATCAGATCTTCTGGTAACAATAGTAATCGCATGGAAGGGTATGGGCCACCGTCCAGTAAAAGCCCTTTCTCATCGGAACGTAATGCTgaagaaaaacagaatacTACTAAACAATGTTCAACAACGACTGCATCGGATAAAGAGACAAATAATCCTGCGAGCACGCCAATAGAGTCTAGTGACGATAAAATGATAGCGAAACAACAAGCTCTTACAGCTGGTATAACAGGTAGACGTACAAAATCGCCGAATCCACAGAGTCAACAATCTAATAAACAGGATAATCATCAAACATCTGGCAATGTTGTATCACAAAAGCCGCATAAGAAGGAGGAATCTCTCTCCAAGAGAACTCGCAGTGGAAGTAGAAGG ggTAAAGACACTCGGGAATCACGTTTTCgtggcagcagcagcaacgtATCGAAACAAACCTCGTCCGACGTGGGTAATGAAGAATGGGAAACCACATCTGAAAATAGTGAAGACCACATGGATGATCACAAAGAGTCTCGTAATAGTCGCAACAAACATTTTAACGGACGTGGAAATCAAAACTCAAACCAGAATGCTATGGGTGGTAATTTACATTCTCGTAGAAACGAGCAAGGTGGAAATAATCGAGATCAACGTGAAAAGAATAGCAAATCTTCCAGTACGTCATCAAGGGCACCAGGAGCGGAAAAACGAAATGTCCAAAACTCATCATTCTGTAATCAAAGAAATCAGTCATCTATAAGTCAATCCCAAAATGGTAGATCGAGGAGTCAAGGTTCTTCGCATGGTGGATCAATGTCTAACAAGTCATCTAGTAATAAGGAAAATACTGTAAATCGTATAGATGAAATCAAGTTGAATGAGCCAAATTTGGTTAATCAAGCCTTTAATgacatgaataaaaaaagtcaatcgaaagaaaagaaaatagttgaTAACGCTTCAGACTCGAATAATTTTACGGAAGACGGATCGACTATTGTGGAAGATAAGTTGGACTCTGATGGTTTCCAAGAGGTTCGTTCAAAGAAAAACGTGAAAGAACCTAGACACTCCCAAAAAGATGAAATCAAACCATCagcgaagaaggagaaggaacgagaacgagatcGTTCAAAATCTAAATCAAACAATGGATCTCAACAAATTTCTCAACAAACTCAAAATATACCATCATTATTAGGTCAATCTATTCAGCAGCCAGTGAGCATGCCACAAAAACAATACGATAAGAATACAAAAGGTTTGAAGCTCCCACCAAGATTTCAAAAACAACGCTTGGCgaagcagcaacaacagcagacATTTGCTGATCCAAATGacgtaaataaaatgaatagtTCTggcaataataatatgaaagattCGTCTGGTGGTCCAGCACCTCCACCTTCCGTGAATGCTTGGGACAAACCTTTCATCAGTCAACTGCGCTCAAATTCTCCTTCTGCTGTCCCAGCTGACGTTCAATTGATGTCCGGTTTAACTTCGCAAAATGATCAAGTTCACGAAAATAACGAGCAAGCTAATTCTGGCAATAGCAGTCAACGAAATTCTCCAAGCGGTGAAAAAGCTGGAAAGAACACGAAAGATCTCGTAGAGAAGAATGTTTCTGATGTTTCTTCACCACCGGTTCAAACTTTAATCTTTGAGAATACAAATTACTCAAAAACGACTAAAACAACGCCAACTGATTTAGCCATGAAATCCAAATTTTCAAATCATGTTCAGAAACAGCAACGCGTAGACAAGCGCGTAGAAATGGAAGAGGAAGGCAATCCGATGCATCAACATTCGCAACAATCATTATCGGTTGCTTTCTCCAACAAACCGAATGACCTTATGAAGAATAAGAACCAGGAGCCTATTCAAATGcctttatcatttaataagaACGAAGACAACGCCGATATGAAACTTGATTTTACATTTGACTCTGATCTCTCGCAGTTGACAGAAGACAAAAGCAAAACTTTGGGAATGACTCGGTCCATGCACATGAGCTCTGGACAAAGTACGATATCACCCTCAACCGCAGAGCTTAATTTGAAGATAGCTTCGGTAAAAAAGGTTTGGGAAAACGCCACTCCTATGCCGACTGTAGTCGAACATGAAGATGGTGGTAATGTCGTCAGTACTGCTAACAGTTTTCCTCAAGCTTTTGAGAACAGCGACGTCGATGATAGCTACAGCCCACATCAGCAGTACAACCAGAATaacatgaaaaatgaaatcacAACGTCTACGAACGTGTGCAAG CTGGTTCCCCCGCAGGTGAAGCCGCAGCAACAATCCGCGGGAAGCAATGGAACCCAACCTGGCTCTACTGTACCCGGTCCGAGTCCTATTGGAGCTGGACAGAGTCCCATGGGTCATCCACCTGCTAGCCTTCAAGGACCTTTAAGCCCACCACCATTCAATTCGACCGGTCAACCTTCTCATATCAATTATCAG gaATTTCCACAATATCCTGGATCACAAGCTGCACAATACGGTAGCATGTCTGCTATACCTTCACCACCAGCAATGTTATTCAATACAGGTTCTGGTCAATTACCAGCACAAGCGGGTGGTTTATATGGTGCTTTCCAATTGGATCAAAGTCGTTCACCGTTCACACAATATCCGCCCTATGGACCGTCCCTTCAAAGTTCATTCAACCAGCAAAATGTATACTTGCCACAgccgccaccaccgccaccacatGCTCCAAGTGCGCCAACTCCTGATATGTATCCCAATAATTTATCGCAATATCGTATT aCTGCTGCAACTGCACCTCCGTTTGGACAAAATCAGCAGCTTAGTAATAATCCCAATACGGTTCTTATCAGTTCATCATCGAATTCTTTAATGTCAGCAAGCGTTAAACCATCTTCTCAACCAATTGGTGCAATTGGTACTAAAGCGGCGCCTCATTTTCAAGCACCATCTGCACCACAGCCAAATCAA ttACCTTACATACCTTATGATCCAAACCAAGTGCTCAGTGTAAGCGGTAGTTACATGGGTAACTCTCAGTTGGTGCAGAGGCCAGGCCCTAATGTACAGGCATCGGCAAATAGTTATTATAGTGCTACATCGGCtg ATGTATTCCCGGGATCACAAACTGGCTTTTACCAGCCAGGTGGTGCCACACAGCAAACTGGCACTCACTATGGTCTTCAAGGATTTGGTCAGCATAGTCAAAGCCTGGCAACAGGAAGTGCAACGCCTGTTGGTCTTCAAAATTTTAGTCCTGGATTTTTGTCTAATTCAGGACTACA